A window of the Pseudomonas gozinkensis genome harbors these coding sequences:
- a CDS encoding GMC family oxidoreductase, which yields MTYDYIIAGAGAAGCVLANRLSASGQYTVLLLEAGGKDSSLWFKIPVGFAKMYYNPTFNWMYYSQPQKQLGNREIYAPRGKVQGGSGSINAMIYVRGQAHDFNDWAANGNDGWGFKDVLPYFRKLENHPLGDSEYHGGSGPISITPMAGQTHPICDVFLKGCDELGYPRSDDFNGPKFEGAGIYDVNTRNGQRSSSSFAHLHPALSRPNLTVEHYALVDRVLFDESQQRATGISITQHGVARTFTARKEVILCAGAVDTPKILQLSGVADRALLAKHQIPLVRHLPAVGQNLQDHLCVSYYYKANIPTLNDELSSLFGQFKLGVKYLLTRKGALAMSVNQAGGFFRGNAEQSHPNLQLYFNPLSYQIPKNNKASLKPEPYSGFLLCFNPCRPTSRGHIEIASKNPRDAALIDPNYLSTQKDIDEVIQGSRLMRKIMGAPSLKGITVDEVLPGPAVETDEQMLQYFRDNCGSIYHLCGSCAMGADEQSSVVDKRLKVHGLDGLRIVDASIFPNVTSGNTHAAVLMVAEKGADLILQDA from the coding sequence ATGACATACGACTACATCATCGCTGGCGCAGGCGCCGCTGGCTGCGTGCTGGCCAATCGGCTTTCGGCCTCGGGCCAATACACGGTGCTGCTGCTGGAGGCGGGCGGCAAGGACAGTTCCTTGTGGTTCAAGATCCCGGTCGGCTTCGCCAAAATGTATTACAACCCGACCTTCAACTGGATGTACTACAGCCAGCCGCAGAAGCAGTTGGGCAATCGCGAAATCTACGCCCCGCGCGGCAAGGTCCAGGGCGGTTCGGGCTCGATCAACGCGATGATCTACGTGCGTGGCCAGGCTCATGACTTCAATGACTGGGCGGCCAACGGCAACGACGGCTGGGGCTTCAAGGATGTGCTGCCGTACTTCCGCAAACTGGAAAACCATCCGCTGGGCGACAGCGAATACCACGGCGGCAGCGGGCCGATCAGCATCACGCCGATGGCCGGCCAGACCCACCCGATCTGCGACGTGTTTCTCAAGGGCTGTGATGAACTCGGCTACCCCCGCAGTGACGATTTCAACGGGCCGAAATTCGAAGGCGCGGGCATCTACGACGTCAACACCCGCAATGGTCAGCGCAGTTCCAGCAGCTTCGCCCATTTGCACCCGGCGTTGAGCCGGCCGAACCTGACGGTCGAGCATTACGCGTTGGTTGATCGGGTGCTGTTCGATGAAAGTCAGCAGCGCGCCACCGGCATTTCCATCACCCAGCATGGTGTGGCGCGGACCTTCACGGCGCGCAAGGAAGTGATCCTGTGCGCCGGTGCTGTCGACACGCCGAAGATCCTGCAACTGTCCGGCGTGGCCGATCGCGCCTTGCTGGCCAAGCATCAGATTCCGCTGGTCAGACACCTGCCGGCGGTAGGGCAGAACCTGCAGGATCACCTGTGCGTCAGCTACTACTACAAGGCCAATATCCCGACCCTGAACGATGAGCTGAGCTCGCTGTTCGGCCAGTTCAAGCTCGGCGTGAAATATCTGCTGACCCGCAAGGGCGCGCTGGCGATGAGCGTCAATCAGGCCGGCGGATTCTTCCGAGGCAACGCGGAGCAGAGCCATCCGAACCTGCAGTTATATTTCAACCCACTGTCTTACCAGATTCCGAAAAACAACAAGGCCAGCCTCAAGCCCGAGCCGTATTCAGGCTTCCTGCTGTGCTTCAATCCGTGCCGCCCGACCAGTCGCGGGCACATCGAGATTGCTTCGAAGAATCCGCGCGATGCGGCGTTGATTGACCCGAACTACCTGAGCACGCAAAAGGACATCGACGAGGTGATCCAGGGCAGCCGCCTGATGCGCAAGATCATGGGCGCGCCTTCATTGAAGGGCATTACGGTCGATGAAGTCCTGCCGGGGCCGGCAGTGGAAACCGACGAGCAAATGCTCCAGTACTTCCGTGACAACTGCGGTTCGATCTATCACCTGTGTGGCTCCTGCGCGATGGGTGCAGACGAGCAATCTTCCGTGGTCGACAAGCGCCTCAAGGTGCATGGCCTCGACGGTTTGCGGATCGTCGATGCGTCGATCTTCCCCAACGTGACATCGGGCAACACCCATGCGGCGGTGCTGATGGTGGCGGAGAAGGGCGCGGATCTGATTCTGCAGGACGCGTAA
- a CDS encoding MFS transporter has product MSKHASSAAAVQGSNSASKSQSDKGSRYFQLMLLVLAAGAIYPILYLRQVYQTTMLEVFQINHSELGYLYSMLGTIFLLSYLPSGWLADRIAPRFLIFFSLVATGALGLWYSTAPSMTGLMIIFGCWGLTTGLTFWASVLKRVKMIAHHTEQGRFFGILDGGRGLVEALLATVALGLFAYATETRGESTAEGFKHVVYLYAFTCIAIGCVLVLIKDPKSMEDTPPVEKGKFNLFTDLATLVKIPELWLVTAIVFCGYHIFWATYSFSDYLQGSGLTAVMAGTITTIKLWMRPIGGIGGGWLGDKFSNISVLIVALLLASLAIVGLIVFPALNSMGLLIATVIFIGLMTYAIRGLYWAILDSCNIPLRITGLAIGIVSVVGYMPDAFIPLINGYLTEHFPGALGYKLYFGYIAAIGLIGTLAAVTLRARINRKSLNKAGA; this is encoded by the coding sequence ATGTCCAAGCATGCATCCTCTGCTGCCGCTGTTCAGGGTTCCAACTCGGCTTCGAAAAGCCAGAGCGACAAGGGAAGTCGCTATTTCCAACTGATGTTGCTGGTGCTCGCCGCCGGTGCGATCTATCCGATTCTGTACCTGCGCCAGGTCTATCAGACCACCATGCTCGAAGTGTTCCAGATCAACCACAGCGAGCTGGGTTATCTGTACTCGATGCTGGGGACGATTTTCCTGCTCAGCTACTTGCCGAGCGGCTGGCTGGCCGACCGTATCGCGCCGCGATTCCTGATCTTTTTCTCGCTGGTGGCGACCGGTGCGCTGGGCCTGTGGTACTCGACCGCGCCGTCGATGACCGGGCTGATGATCATCTTCGGTTGCTGGGGTTTGACCACCGGCCTGACGTTCTGGGCCTCGGTGCTCAAGCGCGTGAAGATGATTGCTCATCACACTGAGCAGGGCCGATTCTTCGGCATTCTTGATGGCGGTCGCGGACTGGTCGAAGCGTTGCTGGCAACGGTCGCGCTGGGGCTGTTCGCCTACGCCACCGAAACCCGTGGCGAGTCCACCGCCGAAGGTTTCAAGCATGTGGTTTACCTCTACGCCTTCACCTGTATCGCCATCGGCTGTGTGCTGGTGCTGATCAAGGACCCGAAGTCGATGGAGGACACGCCGCCGGTGGAGAAGGGCAAGTTCAACCTGTTCACTGATCTGGCAACGTTGGTGAAGATCCCTGAACTGTGGCTGGTCACCGCGATCGTGTTCTGCGGCTATCACATCTTCTGGGCCACCTACAGCTTCTCGGATTACCTGCAAGGCAGCGGCCTGACCGCCGTCATGGCCGGCACCATCACCACCATCAAACTGTGGATGCGCCCGATTGGTGGCATCGGTGGCGGCTGGCTGGGAGACAAGTTCTCAAACATCTCGGTGCTGATTGTTGCGCTGTTGCTGGCGAGTCTGGCGATTGTCGGGCTGATCGTGTTCCCGGCGCTCAACAGCATGGGGCTGCTGATCGCGACAGTGATTTTCATCGGCCTGATGACCTACGCGATTCGCGGTCTGTACTGGGCGATCCTCGACAGCTGCAACATTCCGCTGCGTATCACCGGGCTGGCCATCGGCATCGTCTCGGTAGTCGGTTACATGCCGGATGCGTTTATCCCGTTGATCAACGGCTACCTCACTGAGCATTTCCCTGGCGCCCTCGGCTACAAGCTGTACTTCGGTTACATCGCTGCTATCGGTCTGATCGGCACCCTGGCTGCTGTGACCCTGCGTGCCCGGATCAATCGTAAATCTTTGAATAAAGCAGGTGCCTGA
- a CDS encoding mandelate racemase/muconate lactonizing enzyme family protein — MKIVALETHIVAVPPPHIGGMYWLFVKLKTDCGIEGVGEIYAATFGPKAMLPIIEDVFERYLLNQDPHHIERFFRQAYSSGFTQRPDLTMMGVVSGLEMACWDIIGKAANKPVYELLGGKVHERLRSYTYLYPVNSRGEYDYDDPDLAAECAVENMNKGFTAVKFDPAGPYTAYSGHQISLEVLERCETFCRKIREAVGNKCDLLFGTHGQMVPSSAIRLAKRLEKYDPLWFEEPVPPGQEEAMAQVAAKTSIPIATGERLTTKYEFFKLLQAGGASILQMNVARCGGLLEGKKIASMAEAYYAQIAPHLYNGPIGAAASFQLAACTPNFLIQESIETWGGFHAEVLKKPLQWEDGYIIPSTEPGLGVELNMDVVRKHSPYTGERLHLQMAPTPADVKDTSPAKG; from the coding sequence ATGAAAATCGTCGCCCTTGAAACCCATATCGTCGCCGTACCGCCACCGCACATCGGCGGCATGTACTGGCTGTTCGTCAAGCTCAAGACCGACTGCGGCATCGAAGGCGTCGGCGAGATCTACGCCGCGACCTTCGGCCCCAAAGCCATGCTGCCGATCATCGAAGACGTGTTCGAGCGCTACTTGCTGAATCAGGATCCGCACCACATCGAACGCTTCTTCCGTCAGGCCTATTCGAGTGGTTTCACCCAGCGTCCCGACCTGACCATGATGGGCGTGGTCAGCGGCCTGGAAATGGCCTGCTGGGACATCATCGGCAAGGCCGCGAACAAACCGGTCTACGAACTGCTTGGCGGCAAGGTTCACGAACGCCTGCGCTCCTACACCTACCTGTACCCGGTCAACAGCCGTGGCGAGTACGACTACGACGACCCGGATCTGGCTGCCGAGTGCGCAGTTGAAAACATGAACAAGGGCTTCACCGCCGTGAAGTTCGACCCGGCCGGGCCTTATACGGCGTACTCCGGGCATCAGATCTCGCTGGAAGTGCTGGAGCGCTGCGAAACCTTCTGCCGCAAGATCCGCGAAGCGGTGGGCAACAAGTGCGATCTGCTGTTCGGCACCCACGGGCAAATGGTGCCGTCCTCGGCGATTCGTCTGGCCAAACGCCTGGAGAAATACGATCCGCTGTGGTTCGAAGAACCGGTGCCGCCGGGTCAGGAAGAGGCCATGGCGCAGGTCGCGGCCAAGACCAGCATTCCGATTGCCACCGGTGAGCGCCTGACCACCAAGTACGAGTTCTTCAAGCTGTTGCAGGCCGGCGGTGCGTCGATTCTGCAAATGAACGTGGCGCGCTGCGGCGGCCTGCTCGAAGGCAAGAAGATCGCCAGCATGGCCGAAGCCTACTACGCGCAAATCGCCCCGCACTTGTACAACGGGCCGATTGGCGCAGCGGCGAGTTTCCAGCTCGCAGCCTGCACGCCGAACTTCCTGATCCAGGAAAGCATCGAGACCTGGGGTGGCTTCCACGCCGAGGTCCTGAAAAAACCGCTGCAGTGGGAGGACGGCTACATCATCCCGTCCACCGAGCCGGGCCTGGGCGTGGAGCTGAACATGGACGTGGTGCGCAAGCATTCGCCGTACACCGGCGAACGCCTGCACCTGCAAATGGCCCCGACCCCGGCCGACGTCAAAGACACATCGCCGGCCAAGGGCTGA